One genomic region from Oncorhynchus keta strain PuntledgeMale-10-30-2019 unplaced genomic scaffold, Oket_V2 Un_contig_6247_pilon_pilon, whole genome shotgun sequence encodes:
- the LOC127925780 gene encoding uncharacterized protein LOC127925780 isoform X2 encodes MYSLYQKQDAHDLFILPVCQVVAGCSPTPYSHHLPVCQVVAGCSPTPYSHHLPVCQVVAGCSPTPYSHHLPVCQVVAGCSPTPYSHHLPVCQVVAGCSPTPYSHHLPVCQVVAGCSPTPYSHHLPVCQVVAGCSPTPYSHHLPVCQVVAGCSPTPYSHHLPVCQVVAGCSPTPYSHHLPVCQVVAGCSPTPYSHHLPVCQVVAGCSPTPYSHHLPVCQVVAGCSPTPYSHHLPVCQVVAGCSPTPYSHHLPVCQVVAGCSPTPYSHHLPVCQVVAGCSPTPYSHHLPVCQVVAGCSPTPYSHHLPVCQVVAGCSPTPYSHHLPVCQVVAGCSPTPYSHHLPVCQVVAGCSPTPYSHHLPVCQVVAGCSPTPYSHHLPVCQVVAGCSPTPYSHHLPVCQVVAGCSPTPYSHHLPVCQVVAGCSPTPYSHHLPVCQVVAGCSPTPYSHHLPVCQVVAGCSPTPYSHHLPVCQVVAGCSPTPYSHHLPVCQVVAGCSPTPYSHHLPVCQVVAGCSTPTGYRWDQVHLSGIWSSVGSYSTIISLSLSLSLTVSRSSSSPPTIILKYTTPTPPILFSHLVEIFGSVIFLFAGLLASDCPPPPQPVWWL; translated from the exons ATGTACTCTCTGTACCaaaaacaggatgcacatgatcTGTTCATCCTCCCAGTCTGccaggtagtggcaggttgttcaccaacaccatattcccaccaCCTCCCAGTCTGccaggtagtggcaggttgttcaccaacaccatattcccaccaCCTCCCAGTCTGccaggtagtggcaggttgttcaccaacaccatattcccaccaCCTCCCAGTCTGccaggtagtggcaggttgttcaccaacaccatattcccaccaCCTCCCAGTCTGccaggtagtggcaggttgttcaccaacaccatattcccaccaCCTCCCAGTCTGccaggtagtggcag gttgttcaccaacaccatattcccaccaCCTCCCAGTCTGccaggtagtggcaggttgttcaccaacaccatattcccaccaCCTCCCAGTCTGccaggtagtggcaggttgttcaccaacaccatattcccaccaCCTCCCAGTCTGccaggtagtggcaggttgttcaccaacaccatattcccaccaCCTCCCAGTCTGccaggtagtggcag gttgttcaccaacaccatattcccaccaCCTCCCAGTCTGccaggtagtggcaggttgttcaccaacaccatattcccaccaCCTCCCAGTCTGccaggtagtggcaggttgttcaccaacaccatattcccaccaCCTCCCAGTCTGccaggtagtggcaggttgttcaccaacaccatattcccaccaCCTCCCAGTCTGccaggtagtggcaggttgttcaccaacaccatattcccaccaCCTCCCAGTCTGccaggtagtggcaggttgttcaccaacaccatattcccaccaCCTCCCAGTCTGccaggtagtggcaggttgttcaccaacaccatattcccaccaCCTCCCAGTCTGccaggtagtggcag gttgttcaccaacaccatattcccaccaCCTCCCAGTCTGccaggtagtggcaggttgttcaccaacaccatattcccaccaCCTCCCAGTCTGccaggtagtggcag gttgttcaccaacaccatattcccaccaCCTCCCAGTCTGccaggtagtggcaggttgttcaccaacaccatattcccaccaCCTCCCAGTCTGccaggtagtggcaggttgttcaccaacaccatattcccaccaCCTCCCAGTCTGccaggtagtggcag gttgttcaccaacaccatattcccaccaCCTCCCAGTCTGccaggtagtggcaggttgttcaccaacaccatattcccaccaCCTCCCAGTCTGccaggtagtggcaggttgttcaccaacaccatattcccaccaCCTCCCGGTCTGccaggtagtggcaggttgttcaccaacaccatattcccaccaCCTCCCGGTCTGccaggtagtggcaggttgttcaccaacaccatattcccaccaCCTCCCAGTCTGccaggtagtggcaggttgttcaccaacaccatattcccaccaCCTCCCGGTCTGccaggtagtggcaggttgttcaaCACCAACCGGGTATAGATGGGACCAGGTGCATCTGTCTGGCATATGGAGCTCTGTAGGGTCATACAGtactattatctctctctccctctctctctctcttacagtctctcgttcttcctcctctccccctactATCATTCTGAAATACACAACGCCTACCCCCCCTATCCTATTTAGTCATTTAGTTGAGATATTTGGTTCCGTAATCTTTTTGTTTGCTGGTTTATTGGCTAGtgattgtcctcctcctcctcagcctgtcTGGTGGCTGTGA
- the LOC127925780 gene encoding uncharacterized protein LOC127925780 isoform X16, with the protein MYSLYQKQDAHDLFILPVCQVVAGCSPTPYSHHLPVCQVVAGCSPTPYSHHLPVCQVVAGCSPTPYSHHLPVCQVVAGCSPTPYSHHLPVCQVVAGCSPTPYSHHLPVCQVVAGCSPTPYSHHLPVCQVVAGCSPTPYSHHLPVCQVVAGCSPTPYSHHLPVCQVVAGCSPTPYSHHLPVCQVVAGCSPTPYSHHLPVCQVVAGCSPTPYSHHLPVCQVVAGCSPTPYSHHLPVCQVVAGCSPTPYSHHLPVCQVVAGCSPTPYSHHLPVCQVVAGCSPTPYSHHLPVCQVVAGCSPTPYSHHLPVCQVVAGCSPTPYSHHLPVCQVVAGCSPTPYSHHLPVCQVVAGCSPTPYSHHLPVCQVVAGCSPTPYSHHLPVCQVVAGCSTPTGYRWDQVHLSGIWSSVGSYSTIISLSLSLSLTVSRSSSSPPTIILKYTTPTPPILFSHLVEIFGSVIFLFAGLLASDCPPPPQPVWWL; encoded by the exons ATGTACTCTCTGTACCaaaaacaggatgcacatgatcTGTTCATCCTCCCAGTCTGccaggtagtggcaggttgttcaccaacaccatattcccaccaCCTCCCAGTCTGccaggtagtggcaggttgttcaccaacaccatattcccaccaCCTCCCAGTCTGccaggtagtggcaggttgttcaccaacaccatattcccaccaCCTCCCAGTCTGccaggtagtggcaggttgttcaccaacaccatattcccaccaCCTCCCAGTCTGccaggtagtggcaggttgttcaccaacaccatattcccaccaCCTCCCAGTCTGccaggtagtggcag gttgttcaccaacaccatattcccaccaCCTCCCAGTCTGccaggtagtggcaggttgttcaccaacaccatattcccaccaCCTCCCAGTCTGccaggtagtggcaggttgttcaccaacaccatattcccaccaCCTCCCAGTCTGccaggtagtggcaggttgttcaccaacaccatattcccaccaCCTCCCAGTCTGccaggtagtggcaggttgttcaccaacaccatattcccaccaCCTCCCAGTCTGccaggtagtggcag gttgttcaccaacaccatattcccaccaCCTCCCAGTCTGccaggtagtggcaggttgttcaccaacaccatattcccaccaCCTCCCAGTCTGccaggtagtggcaggttgttcaccaacaccatattcccaccaCCTCCCAGTCTGccaggtagtggcaggttgttcaccaacaccatattcccaccaCCTCCCAGTCTGccaggtagtggcaggttgttcaccaacaccatattcccaccaCCTCCCAGTCTGccaggtagtggcaggttgttcaccaacaccatattcccaccaCCTCCCAGTCTGccaggtagtggcaggttgttcaccaacaccatattcccaccaCCTCCCAGTCTGccaggtagtggcag gttgttcaccaacaccatattcccaccaCCTCCCGGTCTGccaggtagtggcaggttgttcaccaacaccatattcccaccaCCTCCCAGTCTGccaggtagtggcaggttgttcaccaacaccatattcccaccaCCTCCCGGTCTGccaggtagtggcaggttgttcaaCACCAACCGGGTATAGATGGGACCAGGTGCATCTGTCTGGCATATGGAGCTCTGTAGGGTCATACAGtactattatctctctctccctctctctctctcttacagtctctcgttcttcctcctctccccctactATCATTCTGAAATACACAACGCCTACCCCCCCTATCCTATTTAGTCATTTAGTTGAGATATTTGGTTCCGTAATCTTTTTGTTTGCTGGTTTATTGGCTAGtgattgtcctcctcctcctcagcctgtcTGGTGGCTGTGA
- the LOC127925780 gene encoding uncharacterized protein LOC127925780 isoform X17, whose protein sequence is MYSLYQKQDAHDLFILPVCQVVAGCSPTPYSHHLPVCQVVAGCSPTPYSHHLPVCQVVAGCSPTPYSHHLPVCQVVAGCSPTPYSHHLPVCQVVAGCSPTPYSHHLPVCQVVAGCSPTPYSHHLPVCQVVAGCSPTPYSHHLPVCQVVAGCSPTPYSHHLPVCQVVAGCSPTPYSHHLPVCQVVAGCSPTPYSHHLPVCQVVAGCSPTPYSHHLPVCQVVAGCSPTPYSHHLPVCQVVAGCSPTPYSHHLPVCQVVAGCSPTPYSHHLPVCQVVAGCSPTPYSHHLPVCQVVAGCSPTPYSHHLPVCQVVAGCSPTPYSHHLPVCQVVAGCSPTPYSHHLPVCQVVAGCSPTPYSHHLPVCQVVAGCSTPTGYRWDQVHLSGIWSSVGSYSTIISLSLSLSLTVSRSSSSPPTIILKYTTPTPPILFSHLVEIFGSVIFLFAGLLASDCPPPPQPVWWL, encoded by the exons ATGTACTCTCTGTACCaaaaacaggatgcacatgatcTGTTCATCCTCCCAGTCTGccaggtagtggcaggttgttcaccaacaccatattcccaccaCCTCCCAGTCTGccaggtagtggcaggttgttcaccaacaccatattcccaccaCCTCCCAGTCTGccaggtagtggcaggttgttcaccaacaccatattcccaccaCCTCCCAGTCTGccaggtagtggcaggttgttcaccaacaccatattcccaccaCCTCCCAGTCTGccaggtagtggcaggttgttcaccaacaccatattcccaccaCCTCCCAGTCTGccaggtagtggcag gttgttcaccaacaccatattcccaccaCCTCCCAGTCTGccaggtagtggcaggttgttcaccaacaccatattcccaccaCCTCCCAGTCTGccaggtagtggcaggttgttcaccaacaccatattcccaccaCCTCCCAGTCTGccaggtagtggcaggttgttcaccaacaccatattcccaccaCCTCCCAGTCTGccaggtagtggcaggttgttcaccaacaccatattcccaccaCCTCCCAGTCTGccaggtagtggcag gttgttcaccaacaccatattcccaccaCCTCCCAGTCTGccaggtagtggcaggttgttcaccaacaccatattcccaccaCCTCCCAGTCTGccaggtagtggcaggttgttcaccaacaccatattcccaccaCCTCCCAGTCTGccaggtagtggcag gttgttcaccaacaccatattcccaccaCCTCCCAGTCTGccaggtagtggcaggttgttcaccaacaccatattcccaccaCCTCCCAGTCTGccaggtagtggcaggttgttcaccaacaccatattcccaccaCCTCCCGGTCTGccaggtagtggcaggttgttcaccaacaccatattcccaccaCCTCCCGGTCTGccaggtagtggcaggttgttcaccaacaccatattcccaccaCCTCCCAGTCTGccaggtagtggcaggttgttcaccaacaccatattcccaccaCCTCCCGGTCTGccaggtagtggcaggttgttcaaCACCAACCGGGTATAGATGGGACCAGGTGCATCTGTCTGGCATATGGAGCTCTGTAGGGTCATACAGtactattatctctctctccctctctctctctcttacagtctctcgttcttcctcctctccccctactATCATTCTGAAATACACAACGCCTACCCCCCCTATCCTATTTAGTCATTTAGTTGAGATATTTGGTTCCGTAATCTTTTTGTTTGCTGGTTTATTGGCTAGtgattgtcctcctcctcctcagcctgtcTGGTGGCTGTGA
- the LOC127925780 gene encoding uncharacterized protein LOC127925780 isoform X23 yields the protein MYSLYQKQDAHDLFILPVCQVVAGCSPTPYSHHLPVCQVVAGCSPTPYSHHLPVCQVVAGCSPTPYSHHLPVCQVVAGCSPTPYSHHLPVCQVVAGCSPTPYSHHLPVCQVVAGCSPTPYSHHLPVCQVVAGCSPTPYSHHLPVCQVVAGCSPTPYSHHLPVCQVVAGCSPTPYSHHLPVCQVVAGCSPTPYSHHLPVCQVVAGCSPTPYSHHLPVCQVVAGCSPTPYSHHLPVCQVVAGCSTPTGYRWDQVHLSGIWSSVGSYSTIISLSLSLSLTVSRSSSSPPTIILKYTTPTPPILFSHLVEIFGSVIFLFAGLLASDCPPPPQPVWWL from the exons ATGTACTCTCTGTACCaaaaacaggatgcacatgatcTGTTCATCCTCCCAGTCTGccaggtagtggcaggttgttcaccaacaccatattcccaccaCCTCCCAGTCTGccaggtagtggcaggttgttcaccaacaccatattcccaccaCCTCCCAGTCTGccaggtagtggcaggttgttcaccaacaccatattcccaccaCCTCCCAGTCTGccaggtagtggcaggttgttcaccaacaccatattcccaccaCCTCCCAGTCTGccaggtagtggcaggttgttcaccaacaccatattcccaccaCCTCCCAGTCTGccaggtagtggcag gttgttcaccaacaccatattcccaccaCCTCCCAGTCTGccaggtagtggcaggttgttcaccaacaccatattcccaccaCCTCCCAGTCTGccaggtagtggcaggttgttcaccaacaccatattcccaccaCCTCCCAGTCTGccaggtagtggcaggttgttcaccaacaccatattcccaccaCCTCCCAGTCTGccaggtagtggcaggttgttcaccaacaccatattcccaccaCCTCCCAGTCTGccaggtagtggcag gttgttcaccaacaccatattcccaccaCCTCCCAGTCTGccaggtagtggcaggttgttcaccaacaccatattcccaccaCCTCCCGGTCTGccaggtagtggcaggttgttcaaCACCAACCGGGTATAGATGGGACCAGGTGCATCTGTCTGGCATATGGAGCTCTGTAGGGTCATACAGtactattatctctctctccctctctctctctcttacagtctctcgttcttcctcctctccccctactATCATTCTGAAATACACAACGCCTACCCCCCCTATCCTATTTAGTCATTTAGTTGAGATATTTGGTTCCGTAATCTTTTTGTTTGCTGGTTTATTGGCTAGtgattgtcctcctcctcctcagcctgtcTGGTGGCTGTGA
- the LOC127925780 gene encoding uncharacterized protein LOC127925780 isoform X1, with translation MYSLYQKQDAHDLFILPVCQVVAGCSPTPYSHHLPVCQVVAGCSPTPYSHHLPVCQVVAGCSPTPYSHHLPVCQVVAGCSPTPYSHHLPVCQVVAGCSPTPYSHHLPVCQVVAGCSPTPYSHHLPVCQVVAGCSPTPYSHHLPVCQVVAGCSPTPYSHHLPVCQVVAGCSPTPYSHHLPVCQVVAGCSPTPYSHHLPVCQVVAGCSPTPYSHHLPVCQVVAGCSPTPYSHHLPVCQVVAGCSPTPYSHHLPVCQVVAGCSPTPYSHHLPVCQVVAGCSPTPYSHHLPVCQVVAGCSPTPYSHHLPVCQVVAGCSPTPYSHHLPVCQVVAGCSPTPYSHHLPVCQVVAGCSPTPYSHHLPVCQVVAGCSPTPYSHHLPVCQVVAGCSPTPYSHHLPVCQVVAGCSPTPYSHHLPVCQVVAGCSPTPYSHHLPVCQVVAGCSPTPYSHHLPVCQVVAGCSPTPYSHHLPVCQVVAGCSPTPYSHHLPVCQVVAGCSPTPYSHHLPVCQVVAGCSPTPYSHHLPVCQVVAGCSTPTGYRWDQVHLSGIWSSVGSYSTIISLSLSLSLTVSRSSSSPPTIILKYTTPTPPILFSHLVEIFGSVIFLFAGLLASDCPPPPQPVWWL, from the exons ATGTACTCTCTGTACCaaaaacaggatgcacatgatcTGTTCATCCTCCCAGTCTGccaggtagtggcaggttgttcaccaacaccatattcccaccaCCTCCCAGTCTGccaggtagtggcaggttgttcaccaacaccatattcccaccaCCTCCCAGTCTGccaggtagtggcaggttgttcaccaacaccatattcccaccaCCTCCCAGTCTGccaggtagtggcaggttgttcaccaacaccatattcccaccaCCTCCCAGTCTGccaggtagtggcaggttgttcaccaacaccatattcccaccaCCTCCCAGTCTGccaggtagtggcag gttgttcaccaacaccatattcccaccaCCTCCCAGTCTGccaggtagtggcaggttgttcaccaacaccatattcccaccaCCTCCCAGTCTGccaggtagtggcaggttgttcaccaacaccatattcccaccaCCTCCCAGTCTGccaggtagtggcaggttgttcaccaacaccatattcccaccaCCTCCCAGTCTGccaggtagtggcaggttgttcaccaacaccatattcccaccaCCTCCCAGTCTGccaggtagtggcag gttgttcaccaacaccatattcccaccaCCTCCCAGTCTGccaggtagtggcaggttgttcaccaacaccatattcccaccaCCTCCCAGTCTGccaggtagtggcaggttgttcaccaacaccatattcccaccaCCTCCCAGTCTGccaggtagtggcaggttgttcaccaacaccatattcccaccaCCTCCCAGTCTGccaggtagtggcaggttgttcaccaacaccatattcccaccaCCTCCCAGTCTGccaggtagtggcaggttgttcaccaacaccatattcccaccaCCTCCCAGTCTGccaggtagtggcaggttgttcaccaacaccatattcccaccaCCTCCCAGTCTGccaggtagtggcag gttgttcaccaacaccatattcccaccaCCTCCCAGTCTGccaggtagtggcaggttgttcaccaacaccatattcccaccaCCTCCCAGTCTGccaggtagtggcag gttgttcaccaacaccatattcccaccaCCTCCCAGTCTGccaggtagtggcaggttgttcaccaacaccatattcccaccaCCTCCCAGTCTGccaggtagtggcaggttgttcaccaacaccatattcccaccaCCTCCCAGTCTGccaggtagtggcag gttgttcaccaacaccatattcccaccaCCTCCCAGTCTGccaggtagtggcaggttgttcaccaacaccatattcccaccaCCTCCCAGTCTGccaggtagtggcaggttgttcaccaacaccatattcccaccaCCTCCCGGTCTGccaggtagtggcaggttgttcaccaacaccatattcccaccaCCTCCCGGTCTGccaggtagtggcaggttgttcaccaacaccatattcccaccaCCTCCCAGTCTGccaggtagtggcaggttgttcaccaacaccatattcccaccaCCTCCCGGTCTGccaggtagtggcaggttgttcaaCACCAACCGGGTATAGATGGGACCAGGTGCATCTGTCTGGCATATGGAGCTCTGTAGGGTCATACAGtactattatctctctctccctctctctctctcttacagtctctcgttcttcctcctctccccctactATCATTCTGAAATACACAACGCCTACCCCCCCTATCCTATTTAGTCATTTAGTTGAGATATTTGGTTCCGTAATCTTTTTGTTTGCTGGTTTATTGGCTAGtgattgtcctcctcctcctcagcctgtcTGGTGGCTGTGA
- the LOC127925780 gene encoding uncharacterized protein LOC127925780 isoform X12: MYSLYQKQDAHDLFILPVCQVVAGCSPTPYSHHLPVCQVVAGCSPTPYSHHLPVCQVVAGCSPTPYSHHLPVCQVVAGCSPTPYSHHLPVCQVVAGCSPTPYSHHLPVCQVVAGCSPTPYSHHLPVCQVVAGCSPTPYSHHLPVCQVVAGCSPTPYSHHLPVCQVVAGCSPTPYSHHLPVCQVVAGCSPTPYSHHLPVCQVVAGCSPTPYSHHLPVCQVVAGCSPTPYSHHLPVCQVVAGCSPTPYSHHLPVCQVVAGCSPTPYSHHLPVCQVVAGCSPTPYSHHLPVCQVVAGCSPTPYSHHLPVCQVVAGCSPTPYSHHLPVCQVVAGCSPTPYSHHLPVCQVVAGCSPTPYSHHLPVCQVVAGCSPTPYSHHLPVCQVVAGCSPTPYSHHLPVCQVVAGCSPTPYSHHLPVCQVVAGCSPTPYSHHLPVCQVVAGCSTPTGYRWDQVHLSGIWSSVGSYSTIISLSLSLSLTVSRSSSSPPTIILKYTTPTPPILFSHLVEIFGSVIFLFAGLLASDCPPPPQPVWWL; encoded by the exons ATGTACTCTCTGTACCaaaaacaggatgcacatgatcTGTTCATCCTCCCAGTCTGccaggtagtggcaggttgttcaccaacaccatattcccaccaCCTCCCAGTCTGccaggtagtggcaggttgttcaccaacaccatattcccaccaCCTCCCAGTCTGccaggtagtggcaggttgttcaccaacaccatattcccaccaCCTCCCAGTCTGccaggtagtggcaggttgttcaccaacaccatattcccaccaCCTCCCAGTCTGccaggtagtggcaggttgttcaccaacaccatattcccaccaCCTCCCAGTCTGccaggtagtggcag gttgttcaccaacaccatattcccaccaCCTCCCAGTCTGccaggtagtggcaggttgttcaccaacaccatattcccaccaCCTCCCAGTCTGccaggtagtggcaggttgttcaccaacaccatattcccaccaCCTCCCAGTCTGccaggtagtggcaggttgttcaccaacaccatattcccaccaCCTCCCAGTCTGccaggtagtggcaggttgttcaccaacaccatattcccaccaCCTCCCAGTCTGccaggtagtggcag gttgttcaccaacaccatattcccaccaCCTCCCAGTCTGccaggtagtggcaggttgttcaccaacaccatattcccaccaCCTCCCAGTCTGccaggtagtggcaggttgttcaccaacaccatattcccaccaCCTCCCAGTCTGccaggtagtggcaggttgttcaccaacaccatattcccaccaCCTCCCAGTCTGccaggtagtggcaggttgttcaccaacaccatattcccaccaCCTCCCAGTCTGccaggtagtggcaggttgttcaccaacaccatattcccaccaCCTCCCAGTCTGccaggtagtggcaggttgttcaccaacaccatattcccaccaCCTCCCAGTCTGccaggtagtggcag gttgttcaccaacaccatattcccaccaCCTCCCAGTCTGccaggtagtggcaggttgttcaccaacaccatattcccaccaCCTCCCAGTCTGccaggtagtggcag gttgttcaccaacaccatattcccaccaCCTCCCAGTCTGccaggtagtggcaggttgttcaccaacaccatattcccaccaCCTCCCAGTCTGccaggtagtggcaggttgttcaccaacaccatattcccaccaCCTCCCAGTCTGccaggtagtggcag gttgttcaccaacaccatattcccaccaCCTCCCGGTCTGccaggtagtggcaggttgttcaaCACCAACCGGGTATAGATGGGACCAGGTGCATCTGTCTGGCATATGGAGCTCTGTAGGGTCATACAGtactattatctctctctccctctctctctctcttacagtctctcgttcttcctcctctccccctactATCATTCTGAAATACACAACGCCTACCCCCCCTATCCTATTTAGTCATTTAGTTGAGATATTTGGTTCCGTAATCTTTTTGTTTGCTGGTTTATTGGCTAGtgattgtcctcctcctcctcagcctgtcTGGTGGCTGTGA
- the LOC127925780 gene encoding uncharacterized protein LOC127925780 isoform X22: MYSLYQKQDAHDLFILPVCQVVAGCSPTPYSHHLPVCQVVAGCSPTPYSHHLPVCQVVAGCSPTPYSHHLPVCQVVAGCSPTPYSHHLPVCQVVAGCSPTPYSHHLPVCQVVAGCSPTPYSHHLPVCQVVAGCSPTPYSHHLPVCQVVAGCSPTPYSHHLPVCQVVAGCSPTPYSHHLPVCQVVAGCSPTPYSHHLPVCQVVAGCSPTPYSHHLPVCQVVAGCSPTPYSHHLPVCQVVAGCSPTPYSHHLPVCQVVAGCSTPTGYRWDQVHLSGIWSSVGSYSTIISLSLSLSLTVSRSSSSPPTIILKYTTPTPPILFSHLVEIFGSVIFLFAGLLASDCPPPPQPVWWL; this comes from the exons ATGTACTCTCTGTACCaaaaacaggatgcacatgatcTGTTCATCCTCCCAGTCTGccaggtagtggcaggttgttcaccaacaccatattcccaccaCCTCCCAGTCTGccaggtagtggcaggttgttcaccaacaccatattcccaccaCCTCCCAGTCTGccaggtagtggcaggttgttcaccaacaccatattcccaccaCCTCCCAGTCTGccaggtagtggcaggttgttcaccaacaccatattcccaccaCCTCCCAGTCTGccaggtagtggcaggttgttcaccaacaccatattcccaccaCCTCCCAGTCTGccaggtagtggcag gttgttcaccaacaccatattcccaccaCCTCCCAGTCTGccaggtagtggcaggttgttcaccaacaccatattcccaccaCCTCCCAGTCTGccaggtagtggcaggttgttcaccaacaccatattcccaccaCCTCCCAGTCTGccaggtagtggcaggttgttcaccaacaccatattcccaccaCCTCCCAGTCTGccaggtagtggcaggttgttcaccaacaccatattcccaccaCCTCCCAGTCTGccaggtagtggcag gttgttcaccaacaccatattcccaccaCCTCCCGGTCTGccaggtagtggcaggttgttcaccaacaccatattcccaccaCCTCCCAGTCTGccaggtagtggcaggttgttcaccaacaccatattcccaccaCCTCCCGGTCTGccaggtagtggcaggttgttcaaCACCAACCGGGTATAGATGGGACCAGGTGCATCTGTCTGGCATATGGAGCTCTGTAGGGTCATACAGtactattatctctctctccctctctctctctcttacagtctctcgttcttcctcctctccccctactATCATTCTGAAATACACAACGCCTACCCCCCCTATCCTATTTAGTCATTTAGTTGAGATATTTGGTTCCGTAATCTTTTTGTTTGCTGGTTTATTGGCTAGtgattgtcctcctcctcctcagcctgtcTGGTGGCTGTGA